The sequence TGGTTTGGGTTAAAAATGCGTCAAGCTCCTATTCGGTAAAAGAGGGGTATAATTATTTGATTCAGACCCTTGTATCTGTTTGCTGGCCTACTAATCTATTCTGGCATTCTGCTTATCTTCCAAAAGCAGGGGCTTTTTCCTAGCTGGCAATCCAAGATAGAATCCTCACTGGAATGcgattggataggcttgggattatggcagtgtttccttgtgttttttgtggttattGCATGGAATCGGTGGATCACCTCTTCCTGCTATGTCCCTTTGCTTCTGagtgttggtattggttgtttggtatgttaCGGTGGTCTTCTACTCTCTgctcaagtctactttcacaatttcgATCTTGGCCCTTGTTGTTTCCCgcttcattttattcatctctttggataGTTGCTCCATCTCTAgtgatttggaatctttggcttgaaaggaattcaagaatctTTAATCATAAGTCTACATCTTTGACAGACATTATTGGTAAAATCCAAGCCTCCATTAGTGAAGCGATGCTTTCTTTCATTCTCAAAAATTTAGGGCATCTCACAACCTTTTCCCATTGGGATAACTGGGTTACTTGGAGATGGCCCTCACTTCATTTACTGCCCTCTCATGGGGCTATATCAAATGCTTTTTCTTCATGTCTTAAGCGAAAGATGGCTAAGTGGAGTCCTCCCCCTTTTCCTTCtttcaaacttcagtttgatggggcctctaagggtaaTCCGGGGAAGTCTGGGATTGGGGTAATTATCTTTGACCACTCTTCAAAAATTATCAAGGCAGTTGGTAAATATATTGGCTATGGCACTAACAAAATGGCTAAATTTCAGGCTCTATCGTTTGGACTTGATTTGGCTCATTCTCTAAATATCAAggatattgttattgaaggtgattcaatgctTGTCTATCAGGCGGTTGCTACCCAAAAGTGTTTCTCATGGCATTTGCAGTACCTTTTGGAGCACATTCTTCTCCAACTTAATGgtttttccactttctctatttCACACTGCTTTAGAGAGATTAATGTGTTTGCTGATTTTCTTGCAAATAAGGTTGTTACTGAAGGTGCGGATTGCATAGGACTTGCACCCTTGGACTTTCCTATCTCCTACATGAAAATTCTATGTTAATAGTCCTTCTTGGTGTGGTTATTCTTTCGTAAGTGCCTATAATGAGGGTGTTCGCTTTTGGGACAATACCATTGTTATTGATATTTATTGGGAGAATCTCCTCATTATGAAGGGAGGTTTTTGTGTTTATCTTTGGAAATTTTCCTTGCCTCATGGGGACTTTACTTCTTTGAATGGCT is a genomic window of Cryptomeria japonica chromosome 7, Sugi_1.0, whole genome shotgun sequence containing:
- the LOC131059945 gene encoding uncharacterized protein LOC131059945: MAKWSPPPFPSFKLQFDGASKGNPGKSGIGVIIFDHSSKIIKAVGKYIGYGTNKMAKFQALSFGLDLAHSLNIKDIVIEGDSMLVYQAVATQKCFSWHLQYLLEHILLQLNGFSTFSISHCFREINVFADFLANKVVTEELAGGGFSEKLEDAVYWVG